GGCTTATGTCTGACTTTTAGTTTGTTAAGCGTTTACCCTATGACTTTAAAAAATCAATAAGATATGTATTTAACTCATTAGCATGTGTAAGATTTAATCCATGCGGACCATCTTTTACAACTTTAAATGTATTATCCTTTATACCTTTTGCTGCTTGATTACCAGCAGTTTCAATAGGAACTATATTATCTGCATCACCGTGAACAATTAACGTAGGCACAGTTACATTTTTAAGTTCTGATCTAAAATCTGTATCTGCCCAAGCAATTGCTGCTTGTATGGTTGCTCTAGGAGACGCACTGCTTGCTATGTTAAAATCATAGCCTAAGTTTTGAATTTTCACAGTGTCTTTATTATCTTCATAGTTGTAGAAGTTTTTATGAAAATCATTCAAAAATGCTACACGGTTGCTTTGCAGAGCGTCTAAAATTCCTTGAATATCTTCTTCTGGAACACCATCTGGATTATCGTCTTTTTGCTTTACCAACGGAATGATAGAACTTATTAATGCTGCTTTCGCAATTTTATCTGAACCAAAGTCTGTAAGATATCTTACAACTTCTCCGCCACCCATTGAAAAACCTACAAGTACTGCATCTTTTAAATCTAATTGATTGATTAACTCAGCTAAGTCTGATGCTAGTGTTGAGTAATCATAACTGTCCCAAGGTGCAGATGATCTTCCGAAACCACGACGGTCATAAGATATACAACGGTAACCTTCTTCAATAATCTTCCAACGTTGTTGTTCCCAAGCTTTGCTACTTAGAGGCCAACCGTGGATTAATATTACAGGTTGTCCTTCGCCGTAATCTTCATAAAATATATCTACTGTTTCTTTTTCGCGTTTGTTTGTTATATATGGCATGTTTAAAAATTTTAGTTCGTTAATTATTGTTTAACATCTAATTTAAATGAATAAACAGCACGCCCCAAATATGTGTTTCACTTTAGTAAGGATTTAACGCTTAGTTATAACACATGTTAATGTGTAAATCTCTAACACGCACCACTTTCATTATATTTATTTAACTTACTCGTAAGACTTTTCTTTAAGATTTATTTTAAATTTATGTGTTAACTATTATTATTTTTAAAATGAAAAACGGCAGAGTAAAATTTTTTAACGATACCAAAGGTTTTGGATTTATTACAGATTCTGAAACTAGCGAAGAGTATTTTGTTCACGTTTCAGGTTTAATAGACCGTATTAGTGAAGGCGATCACGTGGCTTTTGATCTTAAAGACGGCAAAAAAGGGTTAAATGCTATAGATGTTCGTGTGGTTTAAAGACTCACCTCTTTTAATTAACAAAGCCCCTAACAGTTGTTAGGGGTTTTGTTTTATCACTTTATTGTTAATACTAACTATAAGTAATGGGCAACTTATATTACAATGTCACCCATAAATTATAATTCCTGATTTACACAATTTCAATTAGCTGCACAGCATTATAGACACCATTGTTAAGTGGGTACTGTGTGGCATTAATAGTTTGAAAGAATGCTACTTTTAAAAAATAGAAGTCATTACCTGTACCTCCAGGAGTATTTGGAAACGTAAATACTAATGAGGTTTCTATATTTTCAATTTGCAAATTCTCTACATTAGAGACAACCACATCACCTACTCCATCTTCAAAATTAAATTTGAGGTGTGCTGCGCTTATCTCTACGTGGGTTGCGCCTTGAGGAACACCCAGATGTTGTAAGGGATTGAACTCTGGAATTTGCACCTCAGATGTAGCGGTATCTAAACTATAGTTAGTTCTGAGGATGCTATTCAACTTTGCATTTTTATTGAAGTCAAAGAATTTTAATAGCTCTTTACCTTCTGTAGTCTGCAATCCGATGTTAACTTTACGCTCACCTCGAACAGATGTGGTGTCTAAGTTCTTAACCTTAGCCAATACTTGTGTTAATCTAGACGATTTATACCTGTCTTTAACATCGAACAGTAATGTAGCTATTGCTCTTCTAAACCATTTACCGCTTGTGGCCACATGCCCAAACTCTTGCCCGTTTTCACGTGTTCTTATGAATGCCGGATCGTTTGCGATTCTATTTTTAGAAACACCACTTTTGGTTTTCACTAAGTAACTCCCATCTGGTCCTTTGTAGAAGGTCATTCCATCTAACGTGCCTTCAATTTTTAATAACGATTTTAACTTTGCCATGTTTTTGTGTTTTATGAGACTTTTGTCTCTAATTATTAATCAACTCTAAAAGTTTGCCTTAGCCCTAGCCGTTTAAAAAGTGGTATACCTAATTCGTCCTTTTAAAACCGCCTAAGCATTTTTAGACTTACTTCTTGTTTACAAACTTAGGGGTATTTTTTAGTGCCATATTCGCTTATTATACTGACCGCTAAACTTTTATAATCTTCGTGCTATTTTAGGTTTTTACCATTTCTGTACGTTTTTAAACACTTGAGTTCGTTTTATTACAACTACACGCCTATGTCTTATATACAGTTCCCATACTTAAGGTATACTTGAGATAGGGTTGGGGATTAGGGAATAGGGATTAGTTGATTGTTGATTGGGGATAGTTGAGTGGTGATTGGGGATTTGGGAGTAGGGATTAGGGATTAGAGATTGTTGATTGTTGATTGTTGATTGTATTATTTATAAATGTAGAGTGTTGCTAGTTTTCAACAGTCTAGTTAATAACTAATTCTGTATTTTATTAATTATTAGTTGTTTATGAATATTAGACAATGTAATCTTCTATTTTTCATAAATCCCTGTAATTCTACGAGTTGTTGATTTTAAAGGAGATTTGTAGGTTTGGAAAAACAACTGATATGGCATCTAAATTGCGTTTAATTACCACCCACGATTTATGCTTATACAAGCACGTTAAATTACGAGCCGCTCAAAAAGAAATGGTTCGAATAAAAGATTTTCATAATAAATTAAAACATCAGCAGGTTACTAACCTTGATGCCGCAGATTATTATGGTATACCTCTCTCCCTTTTTGAATCTTCCTTAGATCACTAACCCTTTAGTATGGCAACAACAACTGACATTGCACTACGCATTATAGATGCTCGAGATTTGGCTGACTTGACCAAATCTAGCATGTCAACTGCCTATACGCTATTAAAATCGATAAGAAAGCATTATGGTAAAGAATCACATCAGCTTGTATTAAATACTGAAGCCGCTGCATATCTTGGAATTGAAGTTAGAGCGTTTGAGAGAATTTTAAATGGGGTGTGATTGGGGAGTGGTAAGTGGGGATTGGGGATTAGGGATTTGGGATTAGTTGGTTGTTGGTTGTTGGTTGGGGGTTGGGGATTTGGGATTGGGGATTTGGGATTAGTTGAAATATAAAATGTAAAACTCAAAATTTAAAATGTAAAAGAAGATTACATTAAGGATCTGAAATAAACAGTGTTTAGGTTGTGGGATATAGCTCTTCTATAAGGGATTTGATGATTTTGTAATTTTGTTGGCGTTCTTTACTATTTACTTTACTTAATGGTTGATTGATTTGAAAGATATTATCGTGTTCACGTTGGCTATTATACCACTCTAAAAATGGTGCAGGATCTGCCAAAATTTTATACTCCTCTCTTTCATTACTTCTCATATTTCTATAAATAAAGGTTAACATGGTTTGGTTGTAAATGCCTTTACTATAATATTTGAATAATTTATAGCCTTTATACCCTGAAAATATATGTTTTGGATATTGAAAATACTCTGGGCTGTCTTTAATTAAGTAGTCTCTCTCAGCAGGATCTAGTAATCGGTTGGCAAATTTTGTTATTTCTAAATACGGCATTGGAATGTAGCCTTCTTCCCACATAAACTGCCGTTTGCGCTTTTCCACTTCCATTAACAACCAATTTTTAATCAGTTTTTTATATACTACCAATTCCTTTGGGTACTCAATAAAAATAATTGGAGATGCCAACTCTTGAAGGTCAAGTGACTTATTAATGATCTCAATGACCTCTACACTATTAGGTATTTTATTTTGTAATAAACTTTCATAATACAGTTTATCGATGTCTATAAAAACCGTATAGAATGTTTTTTGATAGGTATCAATATTGATAAAATCGCTACCAATTTTAGGGGTAGCATAATTTTTAAAATCAATATTTGATTTTTTGTTTTTATAGGAATTGTTATAAAAGAAAAAGCTAATGTTTTTAATTTTAACATCACTCATTACCAAGAAATTAAAATAAGAGTATAATTGGTCACTCTTTTCTTTTAATAACTCGGCTTGCTTTTTTTCATCTTCATAAAATACATCCCAGAATTTAAAACTAGCGCCTTCATCATCTCTATAATATCGGAAATACTCTACATTTCTTCGTTGCATTACGCTGTCAAAAAGTTGCTGAACGATCTTATTATCTTCTAGCCCAAACCTCCCTATGTCTTTGTAATCTTTAAAGTATTTTTCGAAATCATTTTGTTTATATGCCTTATTTACAAATGCAATCATATAAAATGACCAGAATTCATTACTATTCTCCGGCAAGTATTTTAAGCGGTCCTCAAGAGTTGTTTCTTCAATGTATTTTATTTCCATCGTAAGCTAATTGCGTGTGTCTTAAAACGTACTATTAGTACTGAAGATACATTATTTCTATAAAACTCTAGGTTTTAGGTTTTCGCAACTACTTTAGAATATTATTTAGAAATAAGCGTTTAGATTGGGGATGGCTAGATTTTCTTAACACTAGAAATTTTATATCATTATAATTTACGCTATTTCTGTAATGGTTTTGCTGGATTCCCTATCACAGTGCTATAATCTGGGACATTTTTGGTTACTACAGCTCCTGCGCCAATAGTAACCCATTTACCAATATTTAAATTTGGTAGTATTACTGCACCTGCTCCCACGTGTGTACCTTCTCCTATTTTTACACCGCCAGTAACCGTTGCATTTGGCGAAATATGAGTATAATTTTCAATTACTACATCATGTTCTACTACAGCTGCTGTATTTATAATGCAATGCGTTCCGATAGTAGCATCTGCATTAATAACAGCATTGGGCATTATAACAGTTCCCTTACCTATAGACGTTAACTTAGATATAATGGCCGAGATATGACTAATTGCCTCTGCAACTTGCACTTGTTTATTTTCTACTATTTCTTTTCTGATTTTGTTATTTCCAATAGCAATAATTGCTGAATGTTTAGTAAGTAACTTAGTATTTACACTCCTTTTGATTTGCCAACCTAAAAGTTCAATTAACTTTTCGTTATCATCAAATATGTAACCTATAGTTTTATTATCTATAGATTTAATAATATCTATTATAACTTTTGCGTGACCGCTTGCGCCATAAATATTTAGTTTTTGATTTCCCATTGTCATCCCTTATTTTTATGTGTTTACATACCCTGGAAATACTCTTGAATATATTTCAATATTTTAAAATATATTGTATTTCAAAGCACCTCCAATACTATAGACATTTTTTTTATATGAATTATAATCGACACCAACTGATAAGGACATTAAAAACTTATTAGAAATTAGGTACGACCCATTTATATAAGAATATAAACTTTTTTGTTTAGGGTTAATTGGTGAACTATATGTGCCTAATCGTTCTAGAATAGATCCTTTAATTGTTATTTCTAATTTTCTAAAATCTAACTTAGCACCAATATGATGGGCTTTTACTCGATTATTTCCCGAGCCATTTTCTATTGTGTTAGGTGTTATAAATGGTATCCCAATTACTCTATTTTTATACCGCCACCCTGTTCTGTAAAAACTATTACTAAAGTAATTATCCCGACCACTTATTCCAGTTGAACCACTTTGATTTAGTGTATACACATACTCATATAATATTGATGATAACCAAGACGCTTTGTTCGTTAAATTAACACCCCAAATGCCATCAGGAAAATTTTTAAATGCAGACCCAGAACCATCTTCAAATAAATGTTGATGGTATAACTCTAATTTAGAATTTTTAAATTTATAGCTGTATTTGATATCATAAAGCCCTAAATGGTTTCCAAGGGCGTTTACTTTCTCTCCATCTATTGCATTTTCGTCTCCAGCTTTCTTTGCAAAAAATATATCTATAAAATCGGAAACCCCACTTGGTGCTTTTCCAAAAGCTTCAGTGTCTCCTGCCCATTGTACATAATGTTTAATTCCTAACTGTAATTGGCTTTTTTTATTAAATTTAATAAAAGCACCTAAACTTTTGTAATGAATTTTAGCACCTTTAGCATACCTATCATTACCAAGCTCATAATGACCTATCCCCCAATTTAAAGCTATAGCCTTCGTGATTTTTATTGGTGTGTTTGCTTTTAAAAGTAGCCCAGGAATTGCTCTAGTATTTCCTGACCATAATATATTACCGTTACTAGATGATAAGCCATTATACTTAATATTTGGATGTTTTGCACCTAATGTTGCATTAAGCCATCTGTTACTATAATTTATGTACAACTGATCTATTTGAAATTTACTCGCTGCTTGATTTACATATTGGACATTGGCACCACCTGAAAAATTATGTTTTGTAGCAGTATCATAGTTAAATTTATAATCGGTCGACACCAAAACATTAGTGCTATCACTTATTCTTCCTCTTTGGTTGTGCGTAAACCAATATGGCAATTCCTCTGTATTTGAATAAAAACTTTTGATTTGAGAGATTACTGCGTGCTCACCAGTTTGACCAAATGATTGTAGTGTACCGCACACGATACTTACTATTATTACTATACACTTATTATTAAAATTTTTGATATCCTCTATTTATTGTTTATCTAAACTTTTATACTCTTGTAGTAATGCCTTCCAAAACACCTTTCGTTCATATTTCTCTTGTATTAATTTTCTAGCGTTGACTCTTAATTTATTAAATAGTATTGGATTTTTAATTAGAACGATCATTGCATCTGCTAAAGCATCAGTGTTTTTTTTAGGAACTATAATTCCGTTTAAATTATCTGTAATGATTTCATTACAGCCATTTATATTAGTTACAATGCAAGGTAACCCCATGGCACTAGCTTGTAATACTACATTTGGAAAGCCTTCTCTATAACTTGGAAATGTTAGCATGTCGCTAATTGCAAACCATGGACGTACATCTTTTTGAAACCCTAAACTGATTATATGTTGATTACTCTTTATTATATTTAATGTTTGCTTGTGCAATGGGTCTAAATCAGACTCCAAAGGGCCTACTAATAATAATTTTATATTTTGATGATTTTGTTGAAGTTTATTAAAAGCGGTTATCAGTTCATTAATCC
This region of Croceibacter atlanticus HTCC2559 genomic DNA includes:
- a CDS encoding alpha/beta fold hydrolase — protein: MPYITNKREKETVDIFYEDYGEGQPVILIHGWPLSSKAWEQQRWKIIEEGYRCISYDRRGFGRSSAPWDSYDYSTLASDLAELINQLDLKDAVLVGFSMGGGEVVRYLTDFGSDKIAKAALISSIIPLVKQKDDNPDGVPEEDIQGILDALQSNRVAFLNDFHKNFYNYEDNKDTVKIQNLGYDFNIASSASPRATIQAAIAWADTDFRSELKNVTVPTLIVHGDADNIVPIETAGNQAAKGIKDNTFKVVKDGPHGLNLTHANELNTYLIDFLKS
- a CDS encoding acetyltransferase, giving the protein MGNQKLNIYGASGHAKVIIDIIKSIDNKTIGYIFDDNEKLIELLGWQIKRSVNTKLLTKHSAIIAIGNNKIRKEIVENKQVQVAEAISHISAIISKLTSIGKGTVIMPNAVINADATIGTHCIINTAAVVEHDVVIENYTHISPNATVTGGVKIGEGTHVGAGAVILPNLNIGKWVTIGAGAVVTKNVPDYSTVIGNPAKPLQK
- a CDS encoding cold-shock protein, giving the protein MKNGRVKFFNDTKGFGFITDSETSEEYFVHVSGLIDRISEGDHVAFDLKDGKKGLNAIDVRVV
- a CDS encoding capsule assembly Wzi family protein; protein product: MCGTLQSFGQTGEHAVISQIKSFYSNTEELPYWFTHNQRGRISDSTNVLVSTDYKFNYDTATKHNFSGGANVQYVNQAASKFQIDQLYINYSNRWLNATLGAKHPNIKYNGLSSSNGNILWSGNTRAIPGLLLKANTPIKITKAIALNWGIGHYELGNDRYAKGAKIHYKSLGAFIKFNKKSQLQLGIKHYVQWAGDTEAFGKAPSGVSDFIDIFFAKKAGDENAIDGEKVNALGNHLGLYDIKYSYKFKNSKLELYHQHLFEDGSGSAFKNFPDGIWGVNLTNKASWLSSILYEYVYTLNQSGSTGISGRDNYFSNSFYRTGWRYKNRVIGIPFITPNTIENGSGNNRVKAHHIGAKLDFRKLEITIKGSILERLGTYSSPINPKQKSLYSYINGSYLISNKFLMSLSVGVDYNSYKKNVYSIGGALKYNIF